The genomic stretch CGTTGATCGGCGCCGCCACGCTCACCGGCACCGGCTACCTGCTGCTCGTGCCGTTCCACGACTCGCTGCCCCAGGTGCTCGCCTCGATGGTCGTGGCGGGGCTGGGCTCCGGTGCGCTGGTCGCCGCGCTGCCCGCCGCCGCGGCGGCCGCGGCACCGGCCGGGCGCACCGGCGTGGCCACCGGGCTCACCAACACCACCAAGGTCCTCGGCGGCAGCTTCGCGTCGGCCACGTTCGCCGTGGCCCTCGCCGCCGGGGCTCCGACGCTCGCCGACGGCTCGGCGGGGACGGCGGGGTCGCTGGCCGGCTACGTGACCGTGTGGGTCATCTGCGGTGTGACCGCGCTGGCCGCCGCGGTCGCGCTGGTCGTCGTCCCCCGGCTCGCGTTCTCCGACGCCCCCGAGGCCACCGATCTGCGCTCGGTCGCCCCGGCGACGGACCCGGCCCCGTGAGGCGCGCCCTCGTCGCCGCGGCCTGCGGTGCGGCGGTCTCGGTCGCCGCGCGCCGCGTGGCCGCGTTCCGGCCGCACCCGGCGCAGGTTCCCGACCCCGACCTCGACGGCCTGGACGCCGTCGCGGCGGCCGAGCGGCTGGCCGAGCTGGTGCGCATCCCGACGATCTCGACCCGGGAGCCCCGGGACCGGGACGCCGCGGCGTTCGAGGCCTTCCGGCAGCGGCTGACCGAGCTCTACCCGCGCACGCACGCGGCGCTGGAGCGCGAGGTGCTCGGCCACGGCGCCCTGCTCTACCGGTGGCGCAGCGGCACCGACCGGCCGCCGATGGTGCTGATGGCGCACTACGACGTCGTCCCGGTGGCCGGGCAGGACTGGTCGCGCGACCCGTTCTCCGGCGCGATCGAGGACGGCGTCGTGCACGGCCGGGGCGCGATCGACGACAAGGGCGCGCTGGTCGCGATCCTCGAGGCGGTCGAGTCGCTGGTCGCCGCCGGCGTCACGCCCGCCCGCGACGTCTACCTCTCGTTCGGCGACGACGAGGAGGTCTTCGGCGTCGGGGCGCAGCTCGCCGTCGAGGCGCTCACGTCGCGCGGGGTCCGGCCGTGGGCGGTCGTCGACGAGGGCGGGGCCGTCGTGAGCGGTGTCTTCCCCGGCGTCCCGGGCCCCACCGCGGTCGTGGGGCTGGCCGAGAAGGGACTGCTGGACGTCGAGCTGGTCACCAGCGACCCCGGCGGGCACGCGTCGGCGCCCGTGCGGGGCGGCGCGCCGGCGCGGCTGGCCCGAGCGATCCTGCGGATCGAGGACGCCCCCTTCCCCGCCCGGCTGCACGACGTCGTCCTCGGGATGGTCGACGCCCTCGGCCGGCACGCCCCCGGTGCGCACCGGGCGGTGTTCGCCCATGCCCGGTACCTCCGGCCGCTGCTCGCGGCGGTGCTGTCCCGGGCCAGCCGCGAGGCCAACGCGCTCGTCCGGACGACGGTGGCCGTCACCCAGCTCGAGGGCAGCCGGGCGCGCAACGTGCTGGCCACCCGCGCCCGCGCGCACCTCAACATCCGGATCGCGCTCGGCGAGACCGTGCAGTCGACCCTCGACCGGCTGCGGCGGGTGGTCGCCGACGACCAGGTCGAGCTGCGCGTGCTGGGCGGGAACGATCCGTCACCGGTCTCCCGCGCCGACAACGAGGCCTTCGCCCTGATCGGGGACGCCGTCCGCTCGGTGTACCCGGACGCCGCCGTGGCGCCGTACGTGATGGTGCAGGCCAGCGATTCGCGGCACTTCAGCCAGATCTGCGACAGCGTCTACCGGTTCATGCCCTTCGACCTGAGCAGGGCGGAGCTGGCGGCGCTGCACGCGGCCGACGAGCGGATCTCGGTCGCCGCCCTGCACCGGGGCGCCGGCTTCTACCGCTACCTCCTCCGCCACCTCTGAGAAGCCGAAACCGCGGTTTCGGCCCCGGTCCCGGGGGCCGAAACCGCGGTTTCGGCTCTACAGGCGCTGGGCGAGGCGGTGGTAGGCGGCGCTCCAGCGCAGCTCCTTGGCCAGGGACCGGCGCGTGGTGTCGGCGTCGATCAGCACCAGCTCGGTGGAGAACACCTCGGCCAGGTCGGTCAGCTCGTCGGCGCCCAGCTGGGTGGTCAGCACGGTGTGGTGCGGGCCGCCGGCGGTCAGCCAGCCCTCGGTCGCGGTCGGGAAGTCCGGCCGCGGCTCCCACACCGCGCGGGCCACCGGCAGGTTCGGCAGCGGCTCGGACGGCTCGACCACGTCGATCTCGTTGGCCACCCACCGGAACCGGTCGCCGAGGTCCGACCAGCCGATCACGACGCCGGGCGCGGGCGCGGCGTCGAACACGAGCCGGGCCGGGTCCTCGCGGCCGCCGATGCCCAGCGGATGCACCTCGACGCGCGGCTTCCCGCCGGCGATCGTCGGGCAGACCTCGAGCATGTGCGCGCCGAGGATCCGCTCCGAGCCCGGAGCGAGGTCGTAGGTGTAGTCCTCCATGAAGGACGTGCCCCCGGGCAGGCCGGCCCCGGCGACCTTGAGCACCCGCAGCAGGGCCGAGGTCTTCCAGTCGCCCTCGCCGCCGAAGCCGTACCCGTCGGCCATCAGCCGCTGGACGGCCAGACCGGGCAGCTGGCGCAGGCCGCCGAGGTCCTCGAAGTTCGTGGTGAACGCCCCGAAGCCGCCGTCGACCAGGAACGACCGCAGGGCGGCCTCGATCCGGGCCTGGTACCGGACGGCGTCGTGCCGGTCGCCGCCGGGCAGGACGTCGGCGTCCATCTGGTAGACGTCGGCGTACTCCTCGACCAGCGCGTCGACGTCCTTGTCCGGCACCTGCTCGACGACGGCCACCAGGTCGTTGACGCCCCAGGTGTTCACCGACATGCCGAAGCGGATCTCGGCCTCGACCTTGTCCCCTTCGGTCACCGCGACGTTGCGCATGTTGTCGCCGAACCGGGCCAGCCTCAGGTCCCGCGCAGCGGTGGCACCGGCCGCGGCGCGCGCCCACGAGCCGACGCGCGCCCGCACGCGCGGGTCGGAGACGTGCCCGGCCACCGTCGTCCGCGGCACCCGCAGCCGGGTGAGCATGAACCCGTACTCGCGGTCGCCGTGCGCGGCCTGGTTGAGGTTCATGAAGTCCATGTCGATCGTCGCCCAGGGCAGGGCGGCGTCGGCCTGGGTGTGCAGGTGCAGCAGCGGCTTGCGCAGCGCGTCGAGGCCGCTGATCCACATCTTGGCCGGCGAGAACGTGTGCATCCAGGTGATCACGCCGAGGCAGGCCGGGTCCTCGTTCGCCTCGCCCATGATCCGGCGCACCGCGCCGGCGTCCTTCAGCACGGGCTTCCAGACGACGCGCACGGGCACCTCCCCCGCCTCGTCGAGCGCGGATGCCACGCGCTGCGACTGCGACGCGACCTGCTGGAGGGTCTCCTCGCCGTACAGGTCCTGGCTGCCGGTGAGGAACCAGACCTCGGAACCTTCGAATGCCACGGGGACGTCCTTCCTCACTGTCCGTAGACGTTCTGGTAGCGGGCGTAGAGCCGGTCCACGTCCGCCTGGTCGATGGGCAGCGGCTCGCCCAGCTGCCGCGAGAAGTGCACCGTCCGGGCGACGTCCTCGGTCATGACCGCGGCCTTGACCGCGGCCTTCCCGGAGGGCCCGACGGTGAAGACGCCGTGGTTGCGCATGAGCACCGCCGGCGACCGCGAGCCGGTCAGCGTCTCGACGATGCCCCGGCCGATCGAGTCGTCGCCGATCAGCGCGAACGGCCCCACCGGGATCGGTCCCCCGAACTCGTCGGCCATCGCGGTGAGCACGCAGGGGATCTCCTCGGCCCGCGCGGCCCAGGCGGTGGCGTAGGGGCTGTGCGTGTGCACCTGGCCGTTGACCTCCGGCATGTGCCGGTAGACGTAGGCGTGCGCGTCGGTGTCGCTCGAGGGCTTCTTCACCCCGTCGACGGGGTTGCCGTCGAGGTCGCACACGGTGACGCCCTCCCAGGTCAGCTCGTCGTACTCGACTCCGCTGCCCTTGATGACGAACAGGTCCTCGCCGGGCACCCGCTCGGACACGTTGCCCGAGGTCCAGGTGACCAGCTCGTACCGGGTCAGGTAGGCGTGCAGCCCGGCCACGTGCTCGCGCTGCTCGCGGTGGGTGCCCCGTTCGGTCAGGGTGGCGGTCATGGGGTGAGCTCCTCGTTGCCGATGTGGTCGACGGCCGCCCGCTCCACCGGGAGCGCGGCGACGTACCGCTGCATGAACCGGTCGAAGCCCGCGACGTCGGCCGGGTCGGGGTCGGCGGTCTCGAGCGCGGCGCCGGGGAAGACGACGGTGTCCAGGTAGTCGGCCAGGGTCTGCTCCGGCGCCCGGCCGGCGGCGAAGGCGGCCAGGACGGCCATCCCCCAGGCGCCACCCTCGCCGGCGACGTCGCCGACGGAGACCGGCGTGTCGATGGCCGCGGCGAGGAAGCGCTGCGCCACGCCGGCGGTCTTGAACAGGCCGCCGTGCGCGAACATCCGGTCGAGGCGCACCCCCTCGGACCGCTGCAGCACGTCCATGCCGATCCGGAGCGTGGCCAGAGAGGCGAACAGGTGCGTCCGCATGAACGTGCCGAGGTCGAACCGGCTGTCCGGCGACCGCACGAACAGCGGCCGCCCCTCCTCCAGGTCGGTGATCGGTTCCCCGGAGAGGTAGTTGTAGGCCAGCAGCCCGCCGCAGTCGTCGGCACCGCCGAGCGCGGCGGTGAACAGGGTCCCGAACACCGTCGGGACGTCGGCCTCGACCCCCATCGCCCGGGCGAACTCGGCGAACAGCCCGACCCATGCCTCCAGTTCGCTGGCCCCGTTGTTGCAGTGCACCATCGCCACCGGGTCCCCGGCCGGCGTCGTCACCAGGTCCAGCTCGCGGTGCGCGCGGGCGAGCTGCTTCTCGAGCACGACCATCGCGAAGATGCTCGTGCCGGCCGAGACGTTGCCGGTGCGCGGGGCGATCGAGTTCGTGGCGACCATGCCCGTGCCCGCGTCGCCCTCGGGCGGGCAGACCGGGATGCCGGGACGCAGCCGTCCCGCCGGGTCGAGCAGCGCCGCCCCCGCATCGGTGAGCGTGCCGGCCGGCTCGCCGGCGACCGCGATGGCGGGCAGCAGCCGGGCCAGGCCGAGGTCGGCGCCGGCCTCGGCGGCGAGCTCGTCGAACCGCGCCAGCATCGTGCTGTCGTACCCGCGGGTCGCGTCGTCGATCGGGAACATGCCGCTGGCGTCGCCGATGCCGAGCACCTTCTCGCCGGTGAGCTGCCAGTGCACGTAGCCGGCCAGCGTCGTCAGGTGATCCAGCCGGCCGACGTGCTCCTCGCCGTCCAGGACGGCCTGGTAGAGGTGCGCGACGCTCCACCGGTGCGGGATGTTGACGCCGAACTCGGCACTGAGCCGTTCGGTCGCCCGGCCCGTGTTCGTGTTGCGCCAGGTGCGGAACGGCGTGAGCAGCTCACCGGCGGCGTCGAAGGCGAGGTAGCCGTGCATCATCGCCGAGACGCCCAGGGCGCCGACGCCGGCCAGCTCCATCCCGTGGCGCCGGCGGACGTCGTCGGCCAGCGCCGCGACGCTCTGCCGCACCCCGGCCCAGACGGCGTCCAGCGAGTAGGTCCACAGCCGATCGACGAACTGGTTCTCCCAGTCGGAGCTGCCGACCGCGAGCGGAACGGAGTCGGGACCGATCAGGACCGCCTTGATGCGGGTCGACCCGAGCTCGATGCCCAGGGCGGTGTGGCCGCCGGTGATGGCCGTGCCGGCATCGGTCGTCATCGGCGTCGATCCTCCTCGGGTGGACGGGCGGGCGCCCGGTGCAGTGTTAGCGCTAACAACATCGGGGTCAAGCCGGTCCCGGCTCGGGGTCGCGGGCCGGGCCGGTGCTCGACCGCACCACCAGCGGCGCGGGAACCGCCTCCGGGTGGAGGTCCTCCCCGCGCAGTCGCGCGAGCACAAGCTGCACCCCGCGGCGTCCCAGCTCGGCGAAGTCCTGGCGCACCGTGGTCAGGGGTGGTGTGAAGTAGGGCGCCTCCGGCAGGTCGTCGAAGCCGACCACGCTGACGTCGCGCGGCACCTCGATGCCCTCCTCGTGCAGGGCGGCGAGCAGGCCCAGCGCCATCTGGTCGTTGCCGAGGAACGCCGCGGTGACGTCCTCGCCGTCGCGGAACCGGCGGGCGAGCCGGCGCCCGGCGGCGTAGCCCGAGGACGGCGTCCAGTCGCCCTTCAGCAGCTCCGGCTCCGGTGCGCCGACGCGGGCGAGCTCCGAGCGCCAGCCGTCGATGCGCCCGCGCGCCTCCTGGGAGTCCAGCGGGCCCGCGACATGGTGCACGGTCCGGTGGCCGAGCTCGAGGAGGTGGCGGGTCGCCTGCCGGGCACCCTCCTCCTGGTCGACGCCGACGGCGGGCCGGTCCTCGTGCCCACCCACCTGGACGGCGACCAACGGCACCGGCGGGTGCAGCTCGGCCAGCGCCGCGGCGGCGTCGTCGTAGGTGCCCAGCGCCAGGATCGCGTCGACGCGCTGGGCGACGAACGTGTCGACGGCCTCGCGGACCGCATCCGCCGTGGCGTCGTCCAGGATGGAGACGGCGACGGAGTAGCCGGCCGCCCGGGCGGCGTGCTCGAGCCCGAGCATCGTCTGCGCCGGGCCGTACTGGTTGATCTTGATGGTGACCAGCCCGATGGTGCGGGTGGAGCCGGTGACCAGGGCGCGCGCGGCGACGTTGGGCCGGTAGCCCAGCTCGGCGATCGCCGCCTCGACCCGCTCGCGGGTGTGCTGGGCGACGTTGGGATGACCGTTGATCACCCGCGAGACGGTCTGGTGCGAGACGCCGGCCAGCGCCGCGACGTCCGACATCACCAGGGCCCGGACAGCTCCCTGGGGCTCTGCCCCCGCAGCCCCCCTGGCCGCCACCGTTCCTCCTCCACCCCGTCGCCGGGACCGGTCGCCGCCGCGCCGGGCGGCGGCGACCGGCTCGTGCCTCAGCGGGAGGCCCCGGCGCGGCGCTTGTTGTAGACGTCGAAGGCGACGGCCAGCAGCAGCACGAGGCCCTTCACCACCGACTGGACCGGCTGATCGACGTTCATCAGCTGCATGCCGTTGCTCATGACAGCCATGATCAGCGCGCCGACCATGGCGCCGAACACGGTGCCGACGCCCCCGGTGACCGCCGCGCCACCGATGAACGCGGCGGCGATCGCGTCGAGCTCGAACATCTGACCGGCGTTGGGCTGGGCGCTGCTGGTGCGCGAGGAGAAGATCACGCCGGCGATGGCCGCCAGGAAGCCCATGTTGACGAAGATCCAGAAGTTGACCGCCCGGACCTTCACGCCGGACAGCGTCGCCGCGGCGAGGTTGCCGCCGATCGCGTAGACCTGCCGCCCGAAGACGGTGCGCTTGGTGATCAGGGCATAGGTCATGATCAGCACGGCCAGGATGATCAGCACGATCGGCAGGCCACGGGCGGTGGCCAGCTTCCAGGCGAAGTACATGACGACCGCGCCGACGGCGACGATCTTCGCGACGAACAGCGGGAAGCTCTCGACCGGCTGCTTGTAGCGCAGGCGGGCCAGCCGCGTGCGCCACTGCGACACGGCGTAGCCCCCGACCGCGATCCCGAAGATGAGCAGCGTGAACGCGTCGTAGCCGTCGCCGCCGATCAGCCCGTTGATGAAGCCGTTGGCGACCCTCG from Blastococcus sp. PRF04-17 encodes the following:
- the mmsB gene encoding multiple monosaccharide ABC transporter permease, producing MTTTVPPSSDPEAQTATAPKDVAPAAALGVGTSNLATLVTRNLRTSGIYIAFVAIVALFAILTDGDLLLPRNISNIVQQYSYILVLAIGMVIVIIAGHIDLSVGSVVALTGAVSAVVVIRNGQPWWVGIIAALAVGIAVGAWQGFWVAYVGIPAFIVTLAGMLLFRGLAQEVLNNISLSPFPDPYPRVANGFINGLIGGDGYDAFTLLIFGIAVGGYAVSQWRTRLARLRYKQPVESFPLFVAKIVAVGAVVMYFAWKLATARGLPIVLIILAVLIMTYALITKRTVFGRQVYAIGGNLAAATLSGVKVRAVNFWIFVNMGFLAAIAGVIFSSRTSSAQPNAGQMFELDAIAAAFIGGAAVTGGVGTVFGAMVGALIMAVMSNGMQLMNVDQPVQSVVKGLVLLLAVAFDVYNKRRAGASR
- a CDS encoding M20/M25/M40 family metallo-hydrolase, with the protein product MRRALVAAACGAAVSVAARRVAAFRPHPAQVPDPDLDGLDAVAAAERLAELVRIPTISTREPRDRDAAAFEAFRQRLTELYPRTHAALEREVLGHGALLYRWRSGTDRPPMVLMAHYDVVPVAGQDWSRDPFSGAIEDGVVHGRGAIDDKGALVAILEAVESLVAAGVTPARDVYLSFGDDEEVFGVGAQLAVEALTSRGVRPWAVVDEGGAVVSGVFPGVPGPTAVVGLAEKGLLDVELVTSDPGGHASAPVRGGAPARLARAILRIEDAPFPARLHDVVLGMVDALGRHAPGAHRAVFAHARYLRPLLAAVLSRASREANALVRTTVAVTQLEGSRARNVLATRARAHLNIRIALGETVQSTLDRLRRVVADDQVELRVLGGNDPSPVSRADNEAFALIGDAVRSVYPDAAVAPYVMVQASDSRHFSQICDSVYRFMPFDLSRAELAALHAADERISVAALHRGAGFYRYLLRHL
- a CDS encoding L-ribulose-5-phosphate 4-epimerase gives rise to the protein MTATLTERGTHREQREHVAGLHAYLTRYELVTWTSGNVSERVPGEDLFVIKGSGVEYDELTWEGVTVCDLDGNPVDGVKKPSSDTDAHAYVYRHMPEVNGQVHTHSPYATAWAARAEEIPCVLTAMADEFGGPIPVGPFALIGDDSIGRGIVETLTGSRSPAVLMRNHGVFTVGPSGKAAVKAAVMTEDVARTVHFSRQLGEPLPIDQADVDRLYARYQNVYGQ
- a CDS encoding xylulokinase, producing the protein MTTDAGTAITGGHTALGIELGSTRIKAVLIGPDSVPLAVGSSDWENQFVDRLWTYSLDAVWAGVRQSVAALADDVRRRHGMELAGVGALGVSAMMHGYLAFDAAGELLTPFRTWRNTNTGRATERLSAEFGVNIPHRWSVAHLYQAVLDGEEHVGRLDHLTTLAGYVHWQLTGEKVLGIGDASGMFPIDDATRGYDSTMLARFDELAAEAGADLGLARLLPAIAVAGEPAGTLTDAGAALLDPAGRLRPGIPVCPPEGDAGTGMVATNSIAPRTGNVSAGTSIFAMVVLEKQLARAHRELDLVTTPAGDPVAMVHCNNGASELEAWVGLFAEFARAMGVEADVPTVFGTLFTAALGGADDCGGLLAYNYLSGEPITDLEEGRPLFVRSPDSRFDLGTFMRTHLFASLATLRIGMDVLQRSEGVRLDRMFAHGGLFKTAGVAQRFLAAAIDTPVSVGDVAGEGGAWGMAVLAAFAAGRAPEQTLADYLDTVVFPGAALETADPDPADVAGFDRFMQRYVAALPVERAAVDHIGNEELTP
- a CDS encoding LacI family DNA-binding transcriptional regulator, whose product is MAARGAAGAEPQGAVRALVMSDVAALAGVSHQTVSRVINGHPNVAQHTRERVEAAIAELGYRPNVAARALVTGSTRTIGLVTIKINQYGPAQTMLGLEHAARAAGYSVAVSILDDATADAVREAVDTFVAQRVDAILALGTYDDAAAALAELHPPVPLVAVQVGGHEDRPAVGVDQEEGARQATRHLLELGHRTVHHVAGPLDSQEARGRIDGWRSELARVGAPEPELLKGDWTPSSGYAAGRRLARRFRDGEDVTAAFLGNDQMALGLLAALHEEGIEVPRDVSVVGFDDLPEAPYFTPPLTTVRQDFAELGRRGVQLVLARLRGEDLHPEAVPAPLVVRSSTGPARDPEPGPA
- the araA gene encoding L-arabinose isomerase yields the protein MAFEGSEVWFLTGSQDLYGEETLQQVASQSQRVASALDEAGEVPVRVVWKPVLKDAGAVRRIMGEANEDPACLGVITWMHTFSPAKMWISGLDALRKPLLHLHTQADAALPWATIDMDFMNLNQAAHGDREYGFMLTRLRVPRTTVAGHVSDPRVRARVGSWARAAAGATAARDLRLARFGDNMRNVAVTEGDKVEAEIRFGMSVNTWGVNDLVAVVEQVPDKDVDALVEEYADVYQMDADVLPGGDRHDAVRYQARIEAALRSFLVDGGFGAFTTNFEDLGGLRQLPGLAVQRLMADGYGFGGEGDWKTSALLRVLKVAGAGLPGGTSFMEDYTYDLAPGSERILGAHMLEVCPTIAGGKPRVEVHPLGIGGREDPARLVFDAAPAPGVVIGWSDLGDRFRWVANEIDVVEPSEPLPNLPVARAVWEPRPDFPTATEGWLTAGGPHHTVLTTQLGADELTDLAEVFSTELVLIDADTTRRSLAKELRWSAAYHRLAQRL